From Herbiconiux flava, one genomic window encodes:
- a CDS encoding acyl-CoA dehydrogenase — translation MTNTIENTQGSEQKPDTDAARIDSELDASARLPRRSTGSGVVVARTDVEWLGRYLLGSWAEVRLAARELTARPEMQRIEGQSVAEHRERVFGQLKLLVEDGQVHRAFPKSVGGEDDHGGNIAGFEELVTADPSLQIKSGVQWGLFGAAVLHLGTEYHHRTFLPGIMSLEVPGAFAMTETGHGSDVAAIGTTATFDEATGEFVIDTPFRGAWKDYLGNAAKHGIAAVLFAQLITKNVNHGVHAFYVPLRDAATGEFLPGIGGEDDGLKGGLNGIDNGRLHFDGVRIPRANLLNRYGDVSAEGEYSSSIASPGRRFFTMLGTLVQGRVSLDGASVAAAKIALTIAVTYGNERRQFTAGSDTDEEVLLDYQLHQKRLMPKLATTYAASFAHEKLLTKFDEVFSGVADTDEGRQDLETLAAALKPLSTWHALDTLQEAREACGGAGFLAENRLVGLRADLDVYATFEGDNHVLLQLVAKRLLSDYGRRFAKADFGVLARYVVEQAAGRTVNGSGLRSFAQTVADFGSTARSVGQLRESAAQRQLLTDRVETMVGEVAGKLRPAAKLSKKDAADLFNLHQSEIIEAARAHAELLQWEAFTEAIEGADGTSPEGMDDGTRVVLTWLRDLFGLGLVEKHLAWYLMNGRLSPSRARAVGLYTERLSARLRPHAQDLVSAFGYGPEHIRASIASGAEKARQSEAREYYKAARAAGTLPVEEKKQAKAK, via the coding sequence ATGACGAACACGATCGAGAACACGCAGGGCTCCGAGCAGAAGCCCGACACCGACGCCGCCCGCATCGACAGCGAGCTCGACGCCTCGGCCCGGCTGCCCAGGCGCTCCACGGGCAGCGGTGTGGTCGTCGCCCGCACCGACGTCGAGTGGCTCGGCCGCTACCTGCTCGGCAGCTGGGCCGAGGTGCGTCTCGCCGCCCGCGAGCTGACCGCGCGCCCCGAGATGCAGCGCATCGAGGGCCAGAGCGTCGCCGAGCACCGCGAGCGCGTCTTCGGCCAGCTGAAGCTGCTGGTGGAGGACGGCCAGGTGCACCGCGCCTTCCCGAAGTCGGTCGGCGGCGAGGACGACCACGGCGGCAACATCGCCGGCTTCGAGGAGCTCGTCACGGCCGACCCGAGCCTGCAGATCAAGTCGGGCGTGCAGTGGGGCCTGTTCGGCGCCGCCGTGCTGCACCTCGGCACCGAGTACCACCACCGCACCTTCCTGCCCGGCATCATGAGCCTCGAGGTGCCCGGTGCCTTCGCCATGACCGAGACGGGGCACGGCTCCGACGTCGCCGCCATCGGCACCACCGCCACCTTCGACGAGGCCACAGGCGAGTTCGTGATCGACACGCCCTTCCGCGGGGCCTGGAAGGACTACCTCGGCAACGCCGCGAAGCACGGCATCGCCGCGGTGCTGTTCGCGCAGCTCATCACGAAGAACGTCAACCACGGTGTGCACGCCTTCTACGTGCCGCTCCGCGACGCGGCCACCGGCGAGTTCCTGCCCGGCATCGGCGGCGAGGACGACGGCCTGAAGGGCGGCCTGAACGGCATCGACAACGGTCGGCTGCACTTCGACGGCGTGCGCATCCCGCGCGCCAACCTGCTGAACCGCTACGGCGACGTCAGCGCCGAGGGCGAGTACTCCAGCAGCATCGCGAGCCCCGGCCGCCGCTTCTTCACCATGCTCGGCACCCTCGTGCAGGGCCGCGTCTCGCTGGACGGCGCCTCGGTGGCCGCCGCGAAGATCGCGCTCACGATCGCCGTCACCTACGGCAACGAGCGCCGCCAGTTCACCGCCGGCAGCGACACCGACGAGGAGGTGCTGCTCGACTACCAGCTGCACCAGAAGCGCCTGATGCCCAAGCTCGCCACCACCTACGCAGCGAGCTTCGCCCACGAGAAGCTGCTCACCAAGTTCGACGAGGTCTTCTCGGGCGTCGCCGACACCGACGAGGGCCGTCAGGACCTCGAGACCCTCGCCGCGGCGCTCAAGCCGCTCAGCACCTGGCACGCGCTCGACACCCTGCAGGAGGCGCGCGAGGCCTGCGGCGGCGCCGGCTTCCTCGCCGAGAACCGTCTCGTCGGGCTCCGTGCCGACCTCGACGTCTACGCCACCTTCGAGGGCGACAACCACGTGCTGCTGCAGCTGGTCGCCAAGCGCCTGCTGAGCGATTACGGCCGCCGCTTCGCCAAGGCCGACTTCGGGGTGCTCGCCCGCTACGTGGTGGAGCAGGCCGCCGGCCGCACGGTCAACGGCTCCGGTCTCCGATCGTTCGCGCAGACCGTCGCCGACTTCGGTTCCACCGCCCGCTCGGTGGGGCAGCTGCGGGAGTCGGCGGCCCAGCGCCAGCTGCTCACCGACCGCGTCGAGACGATGGTGGGCGAGGTCGCCGGCAAGCTCCGGCCCGCCGCCAAGCTGTCGAAGAAGGATGCGGCCGACCTGTTCAACCTGCACCAGTCCGAGATCATCGAAGCGGCCAGGGCACACGCCGAGCTGCTGCAGTGGGAGGCGTTCACCGAGGCGATCGAGGGGGCGGACGGCACGAGCCCCGAGGGCATGGACGACGGCACCCGCGTCGTGCTCACCTGGCTGCGCGACCTGTTCGGCCTGGGCCTCGTCGAGAAGCACCTCGCCTGGTACCTGATGAACGGCCGGCTCTCGCCGAGCCGCGCCCGCGCCGTCGGCCTCTACACCGAGCGGCTCTCGGCCCGGCTGCGCCCGCACGCGCAGGACCTGGTGAGCGCCTTCGGCTACGGCCCCGAGCACATCCGCGCCTCGATCGCGAGCGGGGCGGAGAAGGCCAGGCAGAGCGAGGCCCGCGAGTACTACAAGGCCGCACGGGCCGCCGGCACCCTCCCGGTGGAGGAGAAGAAGCAGGCGAAGGCGAAGTAG
- a CDS encoding ABC transporter ATP-binding protein: MIEATSLTKRYGPRTAVDAIDFTVRPGQVTGFLGPNGAGKSTTMRMIVGLDRPTSGRVTVNGRPYAEHRAPLREVGALLDAKAVHTGRSARNHLRAIAATHGIPVRRVDEVIGLTGLESVARKRVGGFSLGMGQRLGIAAALLGDPATLILDEPVNGLDPEGVLWVRGFARQLAAEGRTVLLSSHLMSEMALTADHIIVLGKGHVVANAPVSEILGSTGGFVRVRSPRVDEIARRLGQPDVTVTSVDATTIEVRGAQAEVIGDVAAALGVPLHELSLVQGSLEDAYLSLTRDEVEYRTGGVTGEPAGAASGATAAPVTEEVAR; this comes from the coding sequence ATGATCGAAGCCACCTCGTTGACCAAGCGCTACGGCCCCCGCACGGCCGTCGACGCCATCGACTTCACCGTGCGACCCGGGCAGGTGACGGGCTTCCTCGGCCCGAACGGCGCCGGCAAGTCCACCACCATGCGCATGATCGTCGGTCTCGACCGGCCGACCTCGGGACGGGTCACGGTGAACGGCCGCCCCTACGCCGAGCACCGCGCCCCGCTGCGGGAGGTCGGTGCGCTGCTCGACGCGAAGGCGGTGCACACCGGCCGCTCGGCCCGCAACCACCTGCGCGCCATCGCGGCCACCCACGGCATCCCGGTGCGCCGGGTCGACGAGGTGATCGGCCTCACCGGCCTCGAGAGCGTCGCCCGCAAGCGCGTCGGCGGCTTCTCGCTCGGCATGGGCCAGCGGCTCGGCATCGCGGCGGCCCTGCTCGGCGACCCGGCCACGCTCATCCTCGACGAGCCTGTGAACGGCCTCGACCCCGAGGGCGTGCTCTGGGTGCGCGGCTTCGCCCGGCAGCTCGCGGCCGAGGGCCGCACGGTGCTGCTGTCGAGCCACCTGATGAGCGAGATGGCCCTGACCGCCGACCACATCATCGTGCTCGGCAAGGGGCATGTCGTGGCGAATGCCCCGGTGTCCGAGATCCTCGGCTCCACCGGCGGCTTCGTGCGTGTGCGGAGCCCTCGCGTCGACGAGATCGCCCGCCGGCTCGGCCAGCCCGACGTCACGGTCACGAGCGTCGACGCCACCACCATCGAGGTGCGCGGTGCGCAGGCCGAGGTGATCGGCGACGTCGCGGCGGCCCTCGGGGTTCCGCTGCACGAACTCTCCCTGGTGCAGGGCTCGCTCGAGGACGCCTACCTCTCGCTCACCCGCGACGAGGTCGAGTACCGCACGGGCGGCGTGACCGGTGAGCCGGCCGGTGCCGCTTCCGGTGCAACCGCCGCTCCCGTCACCG